A genomic region of Capnocytophaga canimorsus contains the following coding sequences:
- a CDS encoding helix-turn-helix transcriptional regulator: MNISLFKNIAQGTAEIFIIDDAIVLIKNQNDSAQMVEFKHEVYQNYIQFHFNIKGIAYFLFNMGQYQVSLPAGKMLLLYNPQKELPLHQKIEPKSSVVSVLISIQKFHSLFSNEAEYVDFLKVENKDKKYYTEDEVSPSIMVVLHQMINANFQKNLQPLYLKSKIYELLTLYFNRSVETDIEQCPFLADEENILKIRKAKEIIIENMAEPPSLPELAHQVGLNIKKLKEGFKQVYGDSVYAFLFDYKMDLARKMLESNEFNVNEVSLKVGYSTPSHFIAAFKKKYGTTPKKYLMNL; this comes from the coding sequence TTATAAAAAATCAAAATGATAGCGCACAAATGGTGGAGTTCAAGCACGAGGTTTATCAGAATTATATTCAATTCCATTTCAATATTAAAGGGATAGCGTATTTTCTGTTCAATATGGGGCAGTATCAAGTGTCGTTACCCGCAGGTAAGATGCTTTTGCTTTATAATCCGCAAAAGGAACTTCCTTTACATCAGAAGATTGAACCCAAATCAAGCGTAGTTTCAGTACTGATTTCGATACAGAAATTTCATTCACTTTTTTCTAATGAAGCTGAATACGTAGATTTTTTAAAAGTAGAAAATAAAGATAAAAAATATTACACCGAAGATGAAGTTTCACCTTCTATTATGGTGGTTTTACATCAAATGATTAACGCTAATTTTCAGAAAAATCTGCAACCTCTTTATCTTAAAAGTAAGATTTACGAATTGCTTACCTTGTATTTCAATCGTTCTGTCGAAACCGATATTGAGCAATGTCCTTTCCTTGCCGATGAAGAAAATATTTTAAAAATAAGGAAAGCCAAAGAAATTATCATAGAAAATATGGCAGAACCGCCTTCGCTACCCGAGTTGGCGCATCAGGTGGGGTTGAATATCAAGAAATTGAAGGAAGGATTCAAGCAAGTGTATGGCGATTCGGTTTATGCCTTTTTGTTTGACTACAAAATGGATTTGGCAAGGAAGATGTTGGAAAGCAATGAGTTTAACGTCAATGAAGTCAGCCTAAAAGTGGGCTATAGTACCCCCAGTCATTTTATTGCAGCTTTCAAAAAAAAGTACGGAACTACACCCAAAAAATACTTGATGAATTTGTAA
- a CDS encoding alpha-2-macroglobulin family protein, with amino-acid sequence MKKIALFLVAFVVLVGCNRGGKGSGNSDPLLYKEYISAFTGGIISSAEPIEITFNKEISEEKLKKISDLKLFEISPKVKGEVVAVSSTKLQFRPEKRLEQAQEYQITFHLAKLFSVAENLEEFRFSAKTMEQVFSMYGFDLQSYNENLFFLNANFMATDEVSGAEAKNFFVAKIGNKNYPIKFAQEGTGRVFSFVVDSIQRTSEEQTLKLLWNTDWVKTDDAEAHSVIIPANGDFSVISTFNPSDTNKEYWINFSEPLDKNQNFNGLVILKNTKTQAFASLSFGVNGNVLKLFTDSPLIGDYQLTVHQGIKSVYGKRLNESQDFEVSFLESKPKVELLRNGTILPSSENLKINFKAINLRAVDATVYRIFENNVLQFLQDNDLSSATSLLRVGRPIAKKVIVLNNGSAQNSKQWSTYALDLSSLITPEPGAIYRVELDFKRNYSLYQCGEELKPLDLSFNEEPLEKDNYFSHYDDYDYYWDDSDDPCEEAYYYGKQVATNILASDLGVIVKRGQTNNFIFAVNNIINTESVHGANVEVYDYQQQKIQEGRTDNKGLVSLNLSRNAYFAVVKKDANTTYVKIDNNYAQSVSKYDVDGVRLQKGLNGYIYTERGVWRPGDSIHVGFVLNDFASKSPEKLPIKLVFTDPHGKVITERMQPSNASNHYKFSLKTSPQAPTGNWNVSIAVGAARFGKQIKIETIKPNRLKIENSLNGKQISSEGGRGSLAVKWLHGSPAGNTQVDVKAKLYNMKTTFKGYEKFIFNNEAQRYESEEISIYSGKTDAQGNADFVFENEEFNSPGMLKVNFLTKANESGGDFSTDVSSATLSPYESYVGISLPTPNKYNYYNTNEKHNFQTVVVSENGKPLRNKKIQVTVYKTGWNWWWDASNQNISTYSSSRSNIVYTSQQIHTNSDGKAQFELNIPDGDWGKYFILLTDQSSGHHAGTSIYFDWGDWYGKSRETSNNEQATMLTLGMDKQEYGVNEKARLFFPSDKGGRAFISIENGSEVLETHWVETAEKETTFELSVTNKMAPNVYAYVTYLQPHINTKNDAPIRLYGILPIAVVDKATKLEPQIQMAEVLRPEQKTTIKVSEKSGKAMTYTLAIVEDGLLNLTRFKTPNPWNSFFAKTALGVKTWDVYNDVIGAYGGTINQVLSIGGDEDLGGSEAQKANRFKPFVIFKGPFELKAGKTDAHEVQIPNYIGSARVMVIASQVSENAYGFAEKTEVPVRSPLMVLGSLPRKAVPGEKITLPVTVFAMENHVKNVSISVESNNHFKVVSNRSQSLRFDNPSEKMAYFELETTAQTGIGKVKIVATSGNEKATYEVEMDVYNPNPVTYVVENATISAGQKVDLKAALFGESGSNQTVLEISSFPGVNLHQRLNYLITYPHGCLEQVTSGAFPQLFIGDFVKMEDEKAQQIQRNVTVAIAKLFENQLSDGGFAYWKGNRYADDWGTSYVGHFFIEAEKKGFALPSGSKSKWLNYQKSEARQWRFKPEYGNDFAQAYRLYTLALAGSADLAAMNRLRETADISANAKRLLAAAYAVSGHKKTAGALFQNTSLDGNYYYGSEVRNKAMALETALLIDKKTDANRWALEIAEKLSSSEWMSTQTTAYALYAMAKYVQINKSGKSFNASYTLNGKTEKLSSSQAMLSKELNVKGENASLQVKNDSEQTLFVKLISSGVLPVGKELAMENGLSVSTSYKNASGNTINETEVVQGTEIWATISIKNITNERVENVALTQIIPSGWEIINTRYADFDNTEAPLIDYADFRDDRANFYMSLKAGETKKIVLKLHASYAGAYYLPGTFAEAMYDNRYNTRTSGKRVTVK; translated from the coding sequence ATGAAAAAAATAGCTCTTTTTTTAGTCGCTTTTGTGGTGTTAGTAGGCTGTAATAGAGGAGGTAAGGGCTCTGGAAACAGTGATCCTTTACTGTATAAGGAGTATATTTCGGCTTTTACTGGCGGAATTATCTCAAGTGCAGAACCTATTGAAATTACTTTCAACAAAGAAATTTCTGAGGAAAAACTCAAAAAAATTTCAGACTTAAAACTTTTTGAAATTTCTCCTAAAGTAAAAGGGGAAGTTGTTGCGGTTTCGTCCACTAAGTTGCAGTTTCGTCCTGAAAAACGTTTGGAACAAGCACAAGAATATCAAATCACCTTTCATTTGGCAAAACTATTTTCGGTGGCTGAAAATTTGGAAGAATTCCGATTTTCAGCAAAAACGATGGAACAAGTTTTTTCTATGTATGGATTTGATTTACAGTCATATAATGAAAACTTGTTTTTTCTTAACGCTAATTTTATGGCTACTGATGAAGTTTCTGGTGCTGAGGCTAAAAACTTTTTCGTTGCGAAAATTGGCAATAAAAATTATCCGATAAAATTCGCTCAAGAAGGTACAGGACGAGTTTTTTCTTTCGTTGTGGATAGCATTCAAAGAACCAGCGAAGAGCAGACGTTAAAACTGCTTTGGAATACCGATTGGGTCAAAACTGACGATGCCGAAGCTCATTCGGTAATCATTCCTGCCAATGGTGATTTTAGTGTCATTTCAACCTTTAATCCTTCTGATACCAATAAGGAATATTGGATAAACTTTTCCGAGCCTCTTGATAAAAATCAGAATTTTAACGGATTGGTGATACTCAAAAACACTAAAACACAAGCCTTTGCTTCGCTTTCTTTCGGAGTTAATGGAAATGTTTTAAAACTATTTACCGATTCGCCTTTAATAGGAGATTATCAGCTTACTGTCCACCAAGGAATTAAGAGTGTTTATGGTAAACGTTTGAATGAAAGTCAAGATTTTGAAGTTTCTTTTTTGGAATCAAAACCGAAAGTAGAATTACTGCGTAATGGAACTATTCTGCCCAGTTCCGAAAATTTAAAAATCAATTTTAAAGCTATCAATTTGCGTGCGGTGGACGCCACCGTTTATCGTATTTTTGAAAACAACGTATTACAATTCTTACAAGATAATGATTTAAGTTCGGCAACTTCACTACTTCGAGTAGGAAGACCCATTGCCAAAAAAGTAATTGTACTGAATAACGGCTCTGCGCAAAATTCCAAACAATGGAGCACGTATGCTCTGGATTTGTCTTCATTGATTACTCCTGAACCTGGTGCTATTTACAGAGTAGAGCTTGACTTCAAGCGTAATTACTCACTATATCAATGCGGGGAAGAGCTAAAACCATTAGACCTTTCTTTCAATGAAGAACCTTTAGAAAAGGATAACTATTTTAGTCATTACGATGATTATGATTATTATTGGGACGACAGTGATGACCCGTGTGAAGAAGCCTACTATTATGGCAAACAGGTGGCTACTAATATTTTAGCTTCGGACTTAGGGGTGATCGTTAAAAGAGGGCAAACCAATAATTTTATTTTTGCGGTAAATAACATTATAAATACTGAGTCTGTTCACGGTGCTAATGTTGAAGTTTATGATTATCAACAGCAAAAAATTCAAGAAGGAAGAACCGATAACAAAGGTTTAGTTTCACTAAATCTGTCTCGCAATGCTTATTTTGCGGTGGTGAAGAAAGATGCCAATACTACTTATGTTAAAATTGACAATAACTATGCACAATCCGTAAGTAAATATGATGTTGATGGAGTAAGGCTTCAAAAAGGGTTAAACGGATACATTTACACCGAAAGAGGAGTTTGGCGTCCTGGTGATAGTATCCACGTAGGCTTTGTTTTGAATGATTTTGCTTCCAAATCACCCGAGAAATTACCTATCAAATTGGTGTTTACTGACCCGCACGGAAAAGTTATCACCGAACGAATGCAGCCTTCTAACGCGTCTAATCATTACAAATTCAGCTTAAAGACATCACCCCAAGCACCTACCGGGAATTGGAATGTTTCTATAGCTGTAGGAGCGGCTCGCTTTGGCAAACAAATTAAAATCGAAACCATAAAACCTAACCGATTAAAGATTGAAAATAGCCTCAACGGGAAACAAATTTCTTCAGAAGGTGGCAGAGGAAGTTTGGCAGTAAAGTGGTTACACGGCTCACCAGCAGGAAATACACAGGTTGATGTGAAAGCGAAGCTTTACAATATGAAAACTACTTTCAAGGGCTATGAAAAATTCATTTTTAATAATGAAGCTCAACGTTATGAAAGTGAAGAAATTTCAATTTATAGCGGAAAAACAGATGCACAAGGTAATGCTGATTTCGTCTTTGAAAATGAAGAATTTAATTCACCAGGAATGCTCAAGGTAAATTTCCTTACCAAAGCCAACGAAAGTGGCGGTGATTTTAGCACCGATGTGTCTTCGGCAACCCTTTCACCTTATGAAAGTTATGTGGGTATTTCGCTACCTACCCCAAATAAATACAATTATTACAATACCAATGAGAAACACAATTTCCAAACTGTAGTGGTTTCTGAAAATGGTAAACCTTTGCGTAACAAAAAAATACAAGTTACGGTTTATAAAACAGGTTGGAATTGGTGGTGGGATGCCTCTAACCAAAATATTTCTACTTATAGTAGTTCTCGAAGTAATATTGTTTATACTTCCCAACAAATCCATACGAATTCCGATGGAAAAGCTCAGTTTGAGTTAAACATTCCAGATGGTGATTGGGGGAAATATTTCATTTTACTTACTGACCAATCTAGTGGGCATCACGCAGGGACTTCCATTTATTTTGATTGGGGAGATTGGTACGGAAAATCCAGAGAGACCTCTAATAATGAGCAAGCCACAATGCTTACCTTAGGTATGGATAAGCAAGAATATGGTGTAAATGAGAAAGCGCGATTGTTTTTCCCCTCTGATAAAGGAGGGCGTGCCTTTATTTCTATTGAAAACGGAAGTGAAGTGCTGGAAACGCATTGGGTAGAGACCGCTGAGAAGGAGACAACCTTTGAGCTATCAGTAACTAATAAAATGGCGCCTAATGTGTATGCTTATGTAACTTATTTACAGCCACATATAAATACCAAAAACGATGCCCCTATTCGTCTTTACGGCATTCTACCCATTGCTGTGGTTGATAAAGCTACTAAACTTGAACCTCAAATACAAATGGCTGAGGTATTGCGCCCTGAGCAGAAAACGACCATCAAGGTGAGTGAAAAGTCGGGCAAAGCAATGACTTATACATTGGCTATTGTAGAGGATGGGCTTTTGAATTTAACTCGTTTTAAAACTCCGAATCCCTGGAACAGCTTCTTCGCTAAAACGGCTTTGGGAGTAAAAACTTGGGATGTTTATAATGATGTGATAGGAGCTTACGGAGGTACTATAAATCAGGTGCTTAGTATAGGTGGAGATGAAGATTTAGGGGGGTCGGAGGCTCAAAAAGCCAATCGTTTCAAACCTTTTGTCATCTTTAAAGGTCCTTTTGAGCTCAAAGCAGGAAAAACGGATGCTCACGAGGTTCAAATCCCAAATTATATTGGCTCGGCAAGGGTGATGGTAATTGCCTCACAAGTATCTGAAAATGCGTATGGTTTTGCCGAAAAAACGGAGGTGCCTGTACGTAGTCCGTTAATGGTTTTAGGTTCTTTGCCCAGAAAAGCTGTACCGGGTGAGAAAATTACACTCCCTGTTACTGTTTTTGCTATGGAAAACCACGTAAAAAATGTTTCGATTTCGGTAGAGTCGAACAATCATTTTAAAGTGGTTAGCAATCGTTCACAGTCGTTGCGTTTCGATAATCCGTCTGAAAAAATGGCGTATTTTGAGTTAGAAACCACTGCACAAACGGGTATAGGTAAGGTAAAAATAGTAGCGACTTCGGGTAATGAAAAGGCAACCTATGAAGTGGAAATGGATGTTTACAATCCTAATCCGGTGACTTATGTAGTTGAAAATGCTACCATTTCTGCTGGTCAAAAAGTTGATTTAAAAGCGGCTTTGTTTGGCGAATCAGGAAGCAATCAAACCGTATTGGAAATTTCAAGTTTCCCAGGGGTAAATTTACATCAGCGTTTGAATTATTTAATTACGTATCCGCACGGATGTTTGGAGCAAGTCACTTCGGGGGCTTTCCCACAATTATTTATCGGTGATTTTGTAAAAATGGAAGATGAAAAAGCGCAACAAATTCAGAGAAACGTTACGGTTGCCATTGCGAAACTTTTTGAAAATCAGCTTTCCGATGGAGGATTTGCATATTGGAAAGGAAATCGTTATGCGGACGATTGGGGTACTTCGTACGTAGGGCACTTCTTCATTGAAGCCGAGAAAAAGGGATTTGCGTTGCCTTCTGGAAGTAAATCAAAGTGGTTGAACTATCAAAAGAGTGAAGCCCGTCAATGGCGTTTCAAACCAGAATATGGAAATGATTTTGCTCAAGCCTACCGTTTATATACCTTAGCCTTAGCTGGAAGCGCTGATTTAGCAGCGATGAATCGTTTGCGTGAAACGGCAGACATTTCGGCTAATGCAAAACGCCTATTGGCAGCAGCTTATGCCGTTTCGGGACATAAGAAAACAGCAGGTGCACTGTTCCAAAACACTAGTTTAGACGGAAATTATTACTACGGTTCGGAGGTTAGAAATAAAGCGATGGCTTTGGAAACGGCTTTACTAATAGATAAAAAAACAGATGCAAACCGTTGGGCTTTGGAAATTGCCGAAAAACTATCTTCTTCTGAGTGGATGAGTACGCAAACTACCGCTTATGCGCTTTATGCTATGGCAAAATACGTGCAAATAAATAAAAGCGGTAAAAGCTTTAACGCTTCGTACACACTCAATGGGAAAACGGAAAAATTGTCGTCCAGTCAGGCAATGCTATCCAAAGAGTTGAACGTTAAAGGAGAAAATGCGTCTTTGCAAGTGAAAAACGATTCCGAGCAAACGTTATTTGTTAAGCTCATATCCAGTGGAGTGTTACCTGTGGGTAAAGAGTTGGCTATGGAAAACGGACTTTCCGTAAGTACCTCTTACAAAAACGCTTCAGGGAATACCATTAACGAGACGGAGGTGGTTCAAGGTACCGAAATTTGGGCAACCATTAGCATTAAGAACATTACCAACGAAAGGGTTGAAAATGTAGCTTTAACGCAAATCATTCCATCGGGTTGGGAGATTATCAATACGCGATATGCCGATTTTGACAATACCGAAGCTCCACTCATTGATTATGCTGATTTCCGTGATGATAGAGCCAATTTCTATATGTCGCTTAAAGCAGGAGAAACCAAGAAAATCGTTTTGAAGCTACATGCTTCATATGCAGGAGCCTACTACTTGCCAGGTACTTTTGCCGAAGCGATGTATGACAACCGATACAATACCCGTACTTCGGGCAAAAGGGTCACTGTAAAATAA